Proteins from a single region of Phyllopteryx taeniolatus isolate TA_2022b chromosome 10, UOR_Ptae_1.2, whole genome shotgun sequence:
- the ankhd1 gene encoding ankyrin repeat and KH domain-containing protein 1 isoform X8: MQDAVAGTAMLTDGFEDEIDSVTPRSPVAGMGVGATPGGVGLGGIGIGVGGKKVRLYGEPGGPSAERLDFKLAAAAVLSSGPGSGSDEDEVSEVESFILDQEDLDNPIMKTASELLLSSATDGVDLRTVDPETQARLEALLEAAGIGKLSTADGKAFADPEVLRRLTSSVSCALDEAAAALTRMRAENTLNAGQADNRSLAEACSDGDVNAVRKLLDEGRSVNEHTEEGESLLCLACSAGYYELAQVLLAMHANVEDRGIKGDITPLMAAASGGYVDIVKLLLVHGADVNAQSSTGNTALTYACAGGFVDVVKVLLKEGANIEDHNENGHTPLMEAASAGHVEVARVLLEYGAGINTHSNEFKESALTLACYKGHLDMVRFLLEAGADQEHKTDEMHTALMEACMDGHVEVARLLLDSGAQVNMPADSFESPLTLAACGGHVELAALLIERGANLEEVNDEGYTPLMEAAREGHEEMVALLLAQGANINAQTEETQETALTLACCGGFLEVADFLIKAGADIELGCSTPLMEAAQEGHLELVKYLLAAGANVHATTATGDTALTYACENGHTDVADVLLQAGANLEHESEGGRTPLMKAARAGHLCTVQFLISKGANVNRATANNDHTVVSLACAGGHLAVVELLLAHGADPTHRLKDGSTMLIEAAKGGHTNVVSYLLDYPNNILSVPAPDLSQLTPPSQDASQVPRVPFQALAMVVPPQEPDRAPSNIATHPPVSSKGSSKQRQAALQPSVPNSVGRGPEAESLPPFHLCQPLECIVEETEGKLNELGQRISAIEKAQLQSLELIQGEPLTKDKIEELKKSREEQVQKKKKILKELQKVERQLQLKTQQQFTKEYMEAKGLKEEQEAGQSQGPGPGPGSTSSLPGSLPLMPADLVRSSSDTDEEANKDGEQDELPGEDEEEDEEDDEEDDDDDDDDDEEEEEEEEEVSEDEADGEEDDYTKLPQVDTILYRDGPQPPQQPPLPLSPQPPPPPLHAAFVPVQPLPDYNPADYPGSTSPDLQRVLVGQQMLGQQQQGQGQQLSGLGPAIIPQQAPDGLMVATPAQTLTDTLDDIMAAVSSRVPMLNTTTSPTPLSQPPTQTTANISSPPSVLPLYPSVDIDAHTESNHDTALTLACAGGHEELVSVLIARGANIEHRDKKGFTPLILAATAGHVGVVEVLLDKGGDIEAQSERTKDTPLSLACSGGRQEVVELLLLRGANKEHRNVSDYTPLSLAASGGYVNIIKILLNAGAEINSRTGSKLGISPLMLAAMNGHVPAVKLLLDMGSDINAQIETNRNTALTLACFQGRAEVVSLLLDRKANVEHRAKTGLTPLMEAASGGYAEVGRVLLDKGADVNAPPVPSSRDTALTIAADKGHYKFCELLINRGAHIDVRNKKGNTPLWLAANGGHFDVVQLLVHASADVDAADNRKITPLMAAYRKGHVKVVQYLVKEVNQFPSDIECMRYIATIADKELLKKCHQCMETIVKAKDQQAAEANKNASILLKELDLEKSREESKKQALAAKREKRKEKRKKKKEEQKRKLEEEEGQKIKEDSLDMQELKEESAEESEVPIEPPSATTTTTIGISATSATFTTAFGKKRASVATTPSTNRKNKKNKTKDLPNEPIILQDPQVALAQHKADKNKIHGEPRGGGGGVTGGNSDSDPLDSTDCASESSSSGGKSQELNYLPDLTSSASSSSSSSSSSSAPSSGATQAQTLLVCPEKRHCPQPQNEGKMDKVTVSISKPTQKAPDMNESTSNSLPSPFKTMALPVTSPNSKLSLTSPKRGQKREEGWKEVVRRSKKLSVPASVVSRIMGRGGCNITAIQDVTGAHIDVDKQKDKNGERMITIRGGTESTRYAVQLINALIQDPAKELEDLIPRNHIRVPGSKASSASFGSSTGGGSGSNSGPKSLSSLVASTGVSFQPSSSSSSSSSQAGGKMGKGLSSNVRQPFPVSLPLAYAHPQLALLAAQTMHQIRHPRLPMAQFGGTFSPAATTWGPFPVRPVSPGSTNSSPKHNGGNAAGPARPSSTPSEHSNTASSAVCTNTATTSASGSSAVSSSPHTPNATPYNPQPSIPTPSSVRKQLFAPDPKSAVVTSVSVAATAPSSSNAVRGTGSPAHHNSSTAPVNTSQQQVGCISQAHIQQVKTEPSAVMTPGKEKPPQHAENQPVSVSDRIASAGFTAATIALPPKPEPRQQLPPPSSSISSTPPPALLNTQPNSHLTSVPPPVLSHNVAHPNNTLPHFSAPAPRVSHRMQPSGPYYSLPEQQQMQTQQQSQSVFVPFNPQQEPVKQTQNQASQSTSLPLQAQSQAQGSLHVSANLGLMNGSQIQHVANAGKQMPPNFGPAGLFNFSSIFDNNNQVGNNQVWGACHLPARSPPEPSYSAPPAYVNVGQMESMIPPPPPDNSKAPGYRSASQRMVNSPIALTSYATSISGSPVYLHGHTGVGTPSFSRQHFSPHPWSASTSGESPVPPPSTASTSTLTTSAVAPPSQPKQGASSQQDRKVPPPIGTERLARIRQTGSVNPPLLTTSYTASVGQGGIWSFGVGSASEGMSGWSQPLMSSHMMHPQLQADQSAFSQHQPMEQDDTGIANPANNFHQPQHMPSTYMDFPKGMPMSMYGGTMLPPHPPMAEGPGGPMYNGLHASDPAWSPIIKVVPNNADNTDPQQQMWPGTWAPHVGNVHLNHVN; the protein is encoded by the exons GCATTGGTAAACTTTCCACTGCCGATGGTAAAGCTTTTGCAGACCCTGAGGTGCTGCGACGACTGACGTCATCTGTGAGTTGTGCCCTGGATGAGGCTGCAGCTGCGCTGACACGTATGAGGGCCGAAAACACACTCAACGCTGGCCAAGCTGACAA TCGTAGTTTAGCGGAGGCGTGCTCGGATGGTGATGTCAATGCTGTGCGCAAACTGCTGGATGAGGGGCGAAGTGTCAACGAACACACAGAGGAAGGGGAAAGCCTGCTATGTCTAGCGTGCTCGGCTGGCTATTATGAACTTGCACAG GTCTTGTTGGCCATGCATGCTAATGTGGAGGACCGGGGCATAAAAGGGGATATAACGCCACTCATGGCCGCAGCTAGTGGAGGCTATGTGGACATTGTCAAGCTGCTTCTGGTACACGGAGCAGATGTAAATGCACAGTCCTCCACAG GAAACACAGCTCTGACGTACGCATGTGCTGGCGGCTTTGTGGATGTGGTGAAGGTGCTACTCAAAGAGGGTGCTAACATCGAGGACCACAATGAAAACGGACACACACCTTTAATGGAGGCAGCCAGTGCTGGCCACGTCGAGGTGGCTAGGGTACTCCTAGAGTATGGTGCTGGCATTAACACGCACTCAAATGAGTTCAAAGAGAGTGCTCTCACACTAGCCTGCTACAAAG GTCACTTGGATATGGTGCGTTTTCTGTTGGAGGCTGGAGCAGACCAGGAACATAAGACTGATGAGATGCACACAGCACTGATGGAGGCCTGCATG GATGGCCATGTGGAGGTGGCACGGCTGCTGTTGGACAGCGGTGCGCAGGTCAACATGCCAGCGGATTCTTTTGAGTCGCCTCTTACCCTCGCAGCTTGCGGAGGACACGTGGAGCTGGCAGCCTTGCTCATAGAGAGGGGAGCAAACTTGGAAGAG GTTAATGATGAGGGCTACACTCCCTTAATGGAAGCAGCAAGAGAAGGCCATGAAGAGATGGTTGCACTTCTGCTTGCACAAG GTGCCAACATCAATGCCCAGACAGAAGAGACACAGGAGACGGCGCTTACTCTAGCATGTTGCGGAGGCTTCTTGGAAGTGGCCGACTTCCTTATCAAAGCAGGGGCTGACATTGAGTTGGGCTGTTCCACTCCCCTCATGGAAGCGGCACAAGAAGGCCATCTGGAATTGGTCAAATATCTACTGGCGGCAG GGGCTAACGTTCATGCCACCACAGCAACTGGTGATACAGCGCTGACATACGCGTGTGAAAATGGTCACACGGATGTTGCAGATGTGCTGCTGCAGGCTGGAGCCAATTTG GAACATGAGTCTGAAGGGGGGCGGACTCCCTTAATGAAGGCAGCAAGAGCGGGGCATCTCTGCACAGTACAGTTCCTTATCAGCAAAG GTGCTAATGTGAACAGAGCTACTGCCAATAATGATCACACAGTGGTGTCTTTGGCCTGTGCTGGAGGACATCTGGCTGTTGTGGAGTTGCTGCTGGCACATGGGGCGGACCCTACACACAGACTCAAA GATGGCTCGACCATGTTGATTGaagctgctaagggtggccacACCAATGTTGTGTCCTACCTGTTGGACTATCCTAACAACATCCTTTCTGTCCCAGCCCCTGATCTCTCCCAGCTCACTCCCCCCTCGCAAGATGCTTCTCAG GTTCCGCGTGTCCCATTCCAAGCTCTCGCTATGGTGGTTCCCCCTCAGGAGCCTGATCGAGCTCCATCAAACATTGCAACACACCCCCCTGTCTCGAGCAAAG GTTCGTCAAAGCAGAGACAGGCAGCACTTCAGCCCAGCGTCCCCAACTCAGTTGGCCGGGGGCCTGAAGCAGAGTCTCTGCCACCCTTCCACCTGTGCCAACCTCTTGAGTGCATTGTGGAGGAGACTGAGGGAAAGTTGAACGAGCTAGGTCAGCGGATTAGCGCTATTGAAAAAGCCCAGCTTCAGTCGCTAGAACTCATCCAAGGGGAGCCACTCACCAAAGATAAAATCGAGGAGCTGAAGAAGAGTCGAGAGGAGCAG GttcagaagaaaaagaaaatcttgaaggagctgcagaagGTGGAACGCCAGTTGCagctaaaaacacaacaacagttCACCAAAGAATACATGGAGGCCAAGGGCTTaaaggaggagcaggaggctGGACAGAGCCAAGGCCCAGGCCCAGGGCCTGGAAGTACCTCGTCTCTTCCTGGGTCCCTTCCTCTCATGCCAGCTGACCTTGTACGCTCCAGCTCCGACACAGATGAAGAGGCAAACAAAGATGGGGAGCAAGATGAGCTGCCTggagaggatgaggaagag gatgaggaagatgatgaggaagatgatgatgatgatgatgatgacgatgaggaggaagaggaggaagaggaagaagtttCAGAAGATGAGGCAGATGGAGAAGAGGACGATTACACCAAGCTTCCTCAAGTGGACACAATCCTCTACAGAGATGGGCCACAGCCCCCACAACAGCCTCCACTGCCCCTCTCACCACAGCCACCGCCCCCACCTCTCCATGCGGCCTTTGTTCCTGTCCAGCCTCTGCCGGACTACAACCCAGCAGATTACCCAGGAAGTACCAGTCCCGACCTCCAAAGGGTGCTGGTAGGACAGCAGATGCTGGGCCAACAGCAGCAGGGTCAAGGTCAACAGTTGTCTGGGTTAGGTCCTGCAATAATACCTCAGCAGGCCCCAGATGGACTCATGGTTGCTACACCTGCACAGACGCTCACAGATACGCTGGATGACATCATGGCAG CAGTGAGCAGCCGTGTGCCCATGCTGAACACAACCACTTCACCCACTCCCTTGTCCCAACCACCCACACAGACGACTGCCAACATCTCCTCGCCACCATCTGTGCTACCCCTCTACCCCTCTGTTGACATTGATGCACAT ACGGAGAGTAACCATGACACCGCACTGACGTTGGCCTGTGCTGGAGGACACGAGGAGCTCGTGTCTGTCCTAATTGCACGGGGAGCCAACATTGAGCACCGTGACAAAAaag GTTTTACCCCTCTCATCCTGGCTGCCACTGCTGGCCATGTTGGAGTTGTGGAAGTGCTCCTCGACAAAGGGGGTGACATTGAGGCCCAGTCTGAGAGAACCAAAGACACACCTCTCTCCTTGGCCTGCTCAGGGGGACGACAAGAG GTTGTTGAGTTGCTGCTGCTACGGGGAGCCAATAAGGAACACCGCAATGTTTCCGACTACACACCTTTGAGCCTTGCAGCCTCTGGGGGTTATGTCAACATCATCAAGATACTCCTCAATGCTGGAGCTGAAATCAACTCCAG GACTGGCAGCAAACTAGGAATCTCTCCTCTGATGCTGGCAGCAATGAATGGTCACGTACCCGCAGTGAAGTTGTTGCTGGATATGGGCTCAGACATCAATGCCCAAATTGAGACCAACAGAAACACAGCTCTGACCCTAGCCTGTTTCCAAGGACGGGCTGAGGTTGTTAGTCTGCTGCTCGATCGGAAGGCCAATGTTGAACACCGTGCTAAG ACTGGGCTCACTCCTCTGATGGAAGCAGCCTCAGGAGGCTATGCCGAGGTGGGCCGTGTGCTGCTGGATAAAGGCGCTGATGTAAATGCTCCACCTGTTCCCTCATCCAGGGACACTGCGCTTACCATCGCTGCTGACAAGGGTCACTACAAGTTCTGTGAGCTGCTTATCAATAG GGGTGCCCATATTGATGTACGTAACAAGAAAGGAAATACGCCTCTTTGGCTGGCAGCAAATGGCGGCCATTTTGACGTGGTCCAGCTCTTGGTGCATGCAAGTGCTGATGTGGATGCAGCTGACAACCGCAAAATTACCCCGCTCATGGCTGCTTATCGCAAG GGTCATGTAAAAGTGGTGCAATACCTTGTCAAGGAAGTCAACCAATTCCCATCAGATATTGAATGCATGAGATACATAGCCACCATTGCTGACAAG GAGCTTTTGAAGAAGTGCCACCAGTGCATGGAGACTATCGTCAAAGCCAAAGACCAACAGGCAGCGGAGGCCAACAAAAACGCAAGCATTCTCCTCAAGGAACTAGATCTGGAGAAG TCACGTGAGGAAAGCAAAAAGCAGGCTCTGGCTGCCAAGCGAGAAAAGCGCAAGGAAAAgcgcaagaagaagaaggaggagcaGAAGAGGAAGctcgaggaagaggaggggcaGAAAATTAAGGAGGATTCATTGGATATGCAGGAGCTGAAGGAAGAGTCTGCTGAAG AATCGGAGGTTCCTATTGAGCCTCCCAGtgcaaccaccaccaccaccattggGATATCTGCCACCTCAGCCACTTTCACTACAGCTTTTGGTAAGAAGAGAGCAAGTGTTGCCACAACCCCGAGTACCAACCGcaagaacaaaaagaacaagacAAAGGACTTGCCAAATGAACCTATAATATTACAGGATCCGCAG GTTGCCCTTGCACAGCACAAGGCTGACAAGAACAAAATCCACGGTGAGCCcagaggtggaggtgggggTGTGACAGGTGGCAACAGCGACTCTGACCCTCTGGACAGTACCGACTGTGCCAGCGAAAGTAGCAGCAGTGGTGGAAAGAGTCAGGAGCTCAACTACCTTCCTGACCTCACCTCGTCCGCTTCCTCGTCGTCATCTTCCTCGTCATCCTCCTCTGCCCCGTCCTCAGGGGCCACCCAAGCCCAGACTCTTTTGGTTTGCCCAGAAAAAAGACACTGTCCTCAGCCTCAAAACGAAGGCAAGATGGACAAGGTCACAGTCTCCATCTCAAAACCAACACAAAA AGCTCCAGACATGAATGAATCCACCTCAAACTCTTTGCCCTCCCCATTCAAGACCATGGCTCTTCCAGTTACTTCGCCCAACAGTAAGCTTAGCCTTACAAGCCCCAAGAGGGGCCAGAAGAGGGAAGAAGGTTGGAAGGAAGTTGTTAGGag atCTAAAAAGCTTTCTGTGCCAGCCTCAGTTGTGTCACGTATCATGGGCCGCGGGGGCTGCAACATCACAGCCATTCAAGATGTGACAGGAGCCCACATTGATGTAGACAAACAGAAGGACAAGAACGGTGAAAGGATGATCACCATAAG AGGAGGCACGGAGTCTACACGATATGCAGTCCAGTTAATCAATGCGCTAATTCAAGACCCAGCCAAAGAGCTTGAGGATCTGATCCCTCGCAATCACATTAGAGTACCAGGCTCCAAAGCATCCTCAGCTTCCTTTGGCAGCAGCACAGGGGGGGGCAGTGGTTCAAATTCGGGACCAAAGTCCCTCAGCTCACTGGTTGCCTCCACAGGCGTGTCATTCCAGCCCTCTTCATCCTCTTCATCGTCCTCTTCTCAGGCTGGAGGAAAGATGGGGAAAGGGCTGTCGTCAAATGTCAGACAGCCTTTTCCAGTATCGCTGCCCCTTGCCTACGCGCACCCTCAGCTGGCCCTACTGGCCGCTCAGACCATGCACCAGATCAGACACCCTCGGCTGCCCATGGCACAGTTTGGTGGCACTTTCTCGCCTGCCGCCACCACCTGGGGCCCCTTCCCTGTGCGACCAGTGAGTCCCGGCAGCACTAACAGCTCTCCCAAACATAATGGAGGTAATGCAGCCGGGCCGGCCAGACCTAGCTCTACTCCCAGTGAGCACAGCAACACTGCCAGCTCTGCAGTCTGCACCAACACCGCCACCACGAGTGCTTCCGGCTCATCCGCAGTGTCGTCCTCTCCTCACACCCCCAATGCCACGCCATACAATCCTCAGCCAAGCATCCCCACCCCctcctcagtcagaaaacaACTCTTCGCGCCCGATCCCAAATCTGCCGTCGTCACCTCTGTGTCTGTCGCCGCTACTGCTCCCAGCAGCAGCAATGCAGTACGAGGCACAGGGTCTCCCGCACACCACAATTCCTCTACGGCTCCAGTTAATACTTCTCAGCAGCAGGTCGGATGCATCTCGCAGGCCCACATCCAGCAAGTTAAAACAGAGCCCAGTGCTGTTATGACGCCTGGAAAAGAGAAACCCCCTCAACATGCTGAGAATCAGCCTGTTTCTGTCAGCGACCGCATCGCTTCGGCAGGCTTCACCGCGGCTACTATTGCTTTGCCTCCCAAACCAGAACCTCGGCAGCAGTTGCCTCCCCCATCCTCCTCTATTTCATCAACGCCTCCCCCAGCGCTCCTTAACACCCAGCCCAACTCCCACCTCACCTCAGTACCTCCTCCTGTCCTCTCACACAACGTTGCACACCCTAACAACACGTTGCCACACTTCTCAGCCCCCGCGCCCAGAGTCTCCCATCGTATGCAGCCATCGGGGCCTTACTATTCCCTTCCTGAGCAACAACAGATGCAGACACAACAACAGTCACAGTCTGTGTTCGTGCCCTTCAATCCTCAGCAAGAACCTGTTAAACAGACCCAAAACCAGGCATCCCAGTCTACAAGTTTGCCTCTGCAGGCTCAAAGCCAGGCCCAAGGCTCCCTTCATGTCTCTGCCAATCTTGGCCTGATGAATGGTTCCCAGATTCAGCATGTGGCCAACGCAGGCAAGCAAATGCCACCCAACTTCGGTCCTGCGGGCCTCTTCAATTTCAGCAGCATCTTTGATAATAATAACCAG GTGGGAAACAATCAGGTGTGGGGTGCCTGCCATCTTCCTGCTCGTTCGCCTCCAGAGCCGTCGTACTCTGCCCCACCGGCCTATGTGAATGTGGGCCAGATGGAGAGTATGATCCCTCCGCCTCCTCCAGATAACTCCAAGGCTCCCGGTTACCGCTCTGCCTCTCAGAGGATGGTCAACAGCCCCATCG CATTGACCAGCTATGCCACCAGTATCTCTGGGAGCCCCGTGTATCTGCATGGTCACACCGGGGTCGGCACGCCCTCATTCAGCAGGCAGCACTTTTCCCCTCACCCCTGGAGTGCATCCACATCCG GCGAGTCTCCAGTTCCTCCTCCATCGACAGCATCAACCTCCACCCTCACCACCTCGGCTGTGGCCCCTCCATCCCAGCCCAAGCAAGGCGCCTCCTCTCAGCAAGACCGGAAGGTTCCGCCACCCATCGGCACGGAAAGACTGGCAAGGATCCGACAGACTGGCTCAGTGAACCCCCCTCTCCTCACCACCAGCTACACGGCATCTGTGGGACAGGGCGGCATTTGGTCATTTGGTGTTGGAAGTGCTTCAG AGGGAATGTCTGGTTGGTCCCAGCCTCTGATGAGTAGCCACATGATGCATCCTCAGCTGCAGGCGGACCAGTCAGCCTTCTCTCAGCACCAGCCCATGGAGCAGGATGACACGGGCATCGCTAACCCCGCTAATAACTTCCACCAGCCTCAGCACATGCCCAGCACATACATGGACTTCCCAAAG GGAATGCCCATGTCAATGTATGGCGGAACCATGCTGCCCCCTCATCCACCAATGGCAGAGGGGCCCGGGGGACCCATGTACAATGGTTTGCATGCCAGCGACCCCGCGTGGAGCCCCATCATCAAAGTGGTCCCAAACAACGCAGACAACACTGACCCACAACAGCAG ATGTGGCCTGGTACCTGGGCGCCACACGTTGGCAACGTGCACCTGAATCATGTCAACTAG